The following is a genomic window from Pedobacter sp. KBS0701.
GATCCGTAAACGCCCATAATAGATACCGTTCCCATCCTGCGGACAGCTTCAAAACACATTTCAAGGACTTTGATTGATCCTTTTTCAAAATTTATCGTTGCCTTAACCTTATCCATAAAGCTACGCTCAGGTTCAAAACCAACAGCATCTACACATACATCGGCTCCCCGTCCACCGGTCATTTCCCTGATGGCTGCTACAACATCAACTTTATGTGGATTGAGGATGTCGACATTGTTTACTGCTTTTGCTTTTTCCAACCTGTAATCAAGGGGATCAATCGCAATTACCCGGCTCGCTCCATTAATCCAAGCTGCTTTCTGGGCCATTAAACCCACCGGACCTGAACCAAAAATGGCCACCACCTCACCTCCCTTGAGTTGTGCCCAGTCAATAGCCGACCAGCCTGTAGGAAAAATATCGGTCAGAAAAAGTGCCTGCTCATCACTTAAATGCTCCGGAACAATCCGAGGACTGATATCCGCATAAGGTACCCTTACATACTGTGCCTGCCCGCCCGAATATCCACCGTACAGATCGGTGTAACCAAATAATGCGCCACCTTTTTGGCTCATCATATCACCATTAGGACCATAGTTTTTAAAATTCGAATTTTCGCATGCAGGGGATGCCTCATGCGTACAAAAAAAACATTTACCGCATGAAATTGGAAAAGGAACCACCACACGGTCGCCACGCTTAAGATTGGTGATGGAAGCACCGACTTCTTCAACGATCCCCATAAATTCATGCCCCATAACCAATGGTTCTTTTTGTGGAACTGCACCGCTTAAGATATGGAGATCGGAACCGCAAATGGCAGTTGAGGTAACTTTCAGAATTACATCCCTTGGATCCAGAATTTCCGGATCGGGAACATTGTCTACCCGGATATCGCCAGGTTTGTGAAATACTGCTGCTTTCATAGTATTGATTTTAAGATATTGATGTTTAACCCTTCATAAATCACCTGTGGTGTTAAAGAATCAACAATGAAAAATCAGCTATAGTTTAGGTAATTTTCATTTTTAAAACATTCAGTAAACAACAAGTTAAATAGCTGTTAATAAGAATGCTTTTTATGCACTAAAATTGATTACACAAGCTGAATAGGATCAACTTTTCAGAATTTTCAGCGCCCATAAAGTTCGGTTTCTGCTTTCAGCCCGTTTATTGTTTTCTCATCTATAAATTGTTTATCGGCTCTCCATGCCCAATTCCCTGTGGCCTTGCCCGGGATGTTCATCCGGGCAGTTTCATCTAAATGCAGAATATCCTGCATGGGGATAATGGCAATTTTAGCAATGGAAGCATAGCAGAGCCCGATCAGGATGGTATTGATATTCTTTTCATTAACCTCGGCGCCAACATATTTTGAAAGTCGCTTTTTAACGTTTGCATCGGTTTCATTTTTAAACCAGCCCAGGGTTGTATTGTTATCATGTGTGCCTGTGTAAACAATAAAATTTGACGAGCCGAATTGATGTGGGATATGCACGGATCCTGCTAAATCTTCACCAAAAGCAAATTGAAGTACTTTCATGCCCGGCAACCGAAATTGTTTTCTCAACTGCTCAACATCCGCTGAAATTTCACCTAGATCTTCAGCAATAAAGGGGAGTTTGCCCAATTTCTTTTCCATCGTTTTAAAAAATGCAGCACCAGCTCCAGGCTTCCATGTACCATCTACGGCATCTTCTTTACTGGCCGCAACCTGCCAATAATTAGAAAAAGCCCTAAAATGATCTAAACGAAGAAGGTTATATAGCTGTTGGTTTTTCTTTAACCGGTTTTCCCACCATTTAAAATCATCCTCTTTCATCTTTTCCCAGTTGTATACCGGCATACCCCAGAGTTGGCCCTTTTCGTTAAAATAATCAGGAGGAACGGCAGCAACCTCTATTCTGTTTCCGTTTTTATCAAGTAAAAAATTTTCACGCTGTGCCCATACTTCAACAGCATCATAATCAAGGTAAAACGGGAGATCGCCAATCAGTTCTATGTCTTTCGCATTTGCGTATTCTTTTAACCTATACCACTGGTGATAAAAAATAAACTGGTTCCATTTTATTTCTTCAATTTCGGCCTGATTGCCTTTTTCAAATTTAACGATAGTTTGGACATCCTTTAATTTAAATTTTTCTGGCCAGTTAAACCATTCTTTACCCTTAAAATATTGCTTTATGCAGGTATAAACAGAAAAATCAGCTAGCCAATCTTGTTCGGTTCTACAAAACAGGTTAAATTCATCTACCAGTTTTTCATTCCCTTTAGCTTTAAACAGTTGATAAGCCTTATTTAATATCTGCTGCTTCATTACTTCTGTTTTTTCAAAATCTACCGGCCCTGTTTCTGGTAACATACAGTCATCCAGATCGCTTTCGCTTAAAAGCGCTTGTTCAAATAAGCATTCAGGACTGATCAGCATCATATTTCCGGCCATGGAAGAGTTGCTGGAATAGGGCGAATACCCAGTTTCTTTTTTGGTTGGATTAAGCGGTAAAACCTGCCAGTAGCGTTGCCGTGATTTGGCAAGGAAATCTACAAATTTATAGGCGCCAGGGCCTAAATCGCCAATACCAAAACGAGACGGCAAAGCACTAATGTGCATAAGCACACCTGCAGAACGCGGATTATTTTTAGGCATTAACTTAATTACCGCCAACTGCATGTGGTTAAACAACTGGCTGATCAGGATACCTTCATTTAAGGGATCTTTATACTCCTTTTTTTCGGTCAGCAGGTTTTGCCAGCTAAGAGGTGCCTCATTTGGCAACAACACCTGGGTATCTTCCCAATCAAAATTATCGGCTGCTACATTTTGATTTTTACAGCATTTAGCAAACCCCAAAGGAACCACAGTGATTAACCATTGCTGTTTATATTGCCTTGCAAAAGCACAAATATGCTGGCTATACTTACCTTGAACCTGTAAAGGAATGTATGCTCCACGTTCAAAAACTTCTGACTCAGACTTTCTTATCTTTAGCAAAGTTTTAGTTAGCCACATTTTAATTTTTCCCGAAAACCTGTCTTCCCAAAGCCTTTTAAAATTAACAGGCGCATCAAATGCTGCGATCAGATCCGTCCTATCGGCATAATTGACCGGTCTTCTGTTATCTGGATCAACAAGACTTAAA
Proteins encoded in this region:
- a CDS encoding zinc-dependent alcohol dehydrogenase — protein: MKAAVFHKPGDIRVDNVPDPEILDPRDVILKVTSTAICGSDLHILSGAVPQKEPLVMGHEFMGIVEEVGASITNLKRGDRVVVPFPISCGKCFFCTHEASPACENSNFKNYGPNGDMMSQKGGALFGYTDLYGGYSGGQAQYVRVPYADISPRIVPEHLSDEQALFLTDIFPTGWSAIDWAQLKGGEVVAIFGSGPVGLMAQKAAWINGASRVIAIDPLDYRLEKAKAVNNVDILNPHKVDVVAAIREMTGGRGADVCVDAVGFEPERSFMDKVKATINFEKGSIKVLEMCFEAVRRMGTVSIMGVYGSPYDNFPLFRIFDKGITIKQGQAPVLNYIDKLIGLVDEGKVVLDDIITHTIPLEDAARGYKIFDEKEDDCVKVVLKP